Proteins found in one Triticum aestivum cultivar Chinese Spring chromosome 4D, IWGSC CS RefSeq v2.1, whole genome shotgun sequence genomic segment:
- the LOC123095848 gene encoding microsomal glutathione S-transferase 3 — protein MAVLVELSKEYGYVVLTVVAYAFLNFWMSFQVGAARKKYKVFYPTLYAVESENKDAKRFNCVQRGHQNSLEMMPLFFVTVLLGGLQHPVVAAALGVLYTVARFFYFKGYATGVPENRLKLGGLNFLAIIGLILCTASFGINLVIREAI, from the exons ATGGCGGTGTTGGTGGAGCTGAGCAAGGAGTACGGCTACGTGGTGCTCACCGTGGTGGCCTACGCCTTCCTCAACTTCTGGATGAGCTTCCAGGTCGGCGCCGCCCGCAAGAA GTACAAGGTGTTCTACCCCACGCTGTACGCCGTCGAGTCGGAGAACAAGGACGCCAAGCGCTTCAACTGCGTCcag AGGGGGCACCAGAACTCGCTGGAGATGATGCCGCTCTTCTTCGTCACGGTGCTGCTCGGTGGCCTGCAGCACCCGGTCGTCGCCGCCGCGCTGGGGGTCCTCTACACCGTCGCCAGGTTCTTCTACTTCAAGGGCTACGCCACCGGCGTCCCGGAGAACCGCCTCAAGCTTGG GGGGCTCAACTTCTTGGCGATCATCGGGCTGATCCTCTGCACGGCGTCGTTCGGCATCAACCTTGTCATCAGGGAGGCCATATGA
- the LOC123099462 gene encoding basic blue protein, whose amino-acid sequence MAGGRGGASRVAVAAAAALAVACCCMGVASAATYYVGDGGGWSLSSGSWPNGKQFRAGDVLVFRYNPLIHNVVAVGEDGYNGCTTPAGSRTYESGNDAVRLVRGDNRFMCTRLYHCNFGMKMVVNAA is encoded by the exons ATGGCCGGGGGAAGAGGCGGTGCAAGCcgtgtcgccgtcgccgccgccgcggcgctcGCCGTCGCGTGCTGctgcatgggcgtcgccagcgcggCCACCTACTACGTCGGGGACGGCGGCGGCTGGTCCCTCAGCAGCGGGAGCTGGCCCAACGGGAAGCAGTTCCGCGCCGGCGACGTCCTCG TGTTCAGGTACAACCCGCTGATCCACAACGTGGTGGCGGTGGGCGAGGACGGGTACAACGGGTGCACCACGCCGGCGGGGTCGAGGACCTACGAGTCCGGCAACGACGCCGTGAGGCTGGTCAGGGGCGACAACCGCTTCATGTGCACCCGCCTCTACCACTGCAACTTCGGGATGAAGATGGTCGTCAACGCCGCCTGA
- the LOC123099463 gene encoding chemocyanin translates to MAQGSGSATAVLALVLLCLLLHGDFAESKVYTVGDRNGWALSSGGWPRGKRFRAGDVLLFRYGRGAHNVVAVSAAGYRSCSAARGGRTYNSGSDRVTLARGTNYFICSVPGHCQAGMKMAVTAA, encoded by the exons ATGGCTCAGGGAAGCGGCAGTGCCACCGCCGTGCTCGCGCTGGTCCTCCTCTGCCTGCTCCTCCACGGCGACTTCGCCGAGTCCAAGGTGTACACCGTCGGCGACCGCAACGGATGGGCCCTCAGCTCCGGCGGCTGGCCCAGGGGCAAGCGCTTCCGCGCCGGCGACGTGCTGC TGTTCAGGTACGGGCGCGGGGCGCACAACGTGGTGGCGGTGAGCGCGGCGGGGTACAGGTCGTGCAGCGCGGCGAGGGGCGGCAGGACGTACAACTCCGGCAGCGACCGCGTCACGCTCGCCCGCGGCACCAACTACTTCATCTGCAGCGTCCCTGGCCACTGCCAGGCCGGCATGAAGATGGCCGTCACCGCCGCATGA